TCAAGCACATGGTTCGGCAATGATGCCTTGTTATTGTCTAGAAAAAACATGATAACTGCACTGACGGTTGCTGCAGCGATGTATTTGATCTTATTTGTCATTCTGTTTATAATCCTTTTCCAATAAAATTCACGTAAAAAATTAGTTTCATGGCGCAATTTCAAGAGGCGAGATGTCTCCCCTTTGACCGTAGTATAGGATTCTCAAATATTCACCCCATACTCTGGAACGGCCAACACTGCTAGCCATCCATTGTTCTCGACTTACTGGTTGACCTGAGTATTCTGCATCAAATGTATAAGGGACATATTTGATGGTTGAAGGCAGGTATTTAGTGAGTGTTCTTAGCTGCCTGCCGGCTGCATGGCTTTTGCAAACAAACATCAAACTATTTATTTGAGAAAAGTCAAAAACATTCAGTGCAAATTTAACGTTTTCCAGCGAATTGGTGGATAATTTTTCAGCAAATATTTGGCCGCTGGGAACGCCATGCGCCAACAAATAATCAATAATGACATCTGCTTCAGTTTTGTTGCCAAACTGCCATTCAGGGTGTTTGACGCCTGTTAAACTGTTGCCGCCAGTGACGATAATCTTTTTCACACCTGTTTGCTTATAAGCCTCTAACGCTTTTTCCCAATGACCAGGATGCGTGCCGCTAAATACAAAAAGCGCATCACATTTTTTAATTTCTTTTTTTGGACCGAATACGACATTGGTTAAAAAATCTATCTCAGCCTCTGTCAGGTCCGGTACCTCAGGACTTTTAGGAATAATTGGATGCATGGCTTTTTCCTCTCTTTTTTAACGACTAAATTGCAACGGCCTTAGTTTTTGTTCTCATACAGATCCACGAGACGTTTGCGTAAAGCATCATCATAAGCCGTCAGATACAAACCGTATTTGCCACGCTTAATCAGCACATTCAGGACATTAGCAATAAAATCTTTGTATTCTTCCCTCGTGAATTGAATGTCTTGGCGCTTTTTGAAAATTTCTTTGTGTGAATATTTTTCCGGGATAATCGTCATACTGTCTGTCTTTTCGTCATAGCCGAAAGATGGCCCGATAATCATACCGACATAATTCAAATCAAATCCTTGGAGCGTGTAAATCGTCCCGACTTGTGCAATGGAAGAGGTCCTCTTAGCCCAGTGTGTCCGCTGCGGATCCCATTCATCCCAAGGCAGAGAAAAAGTATCCATTTCAACATTGTGGCGGCCATCAATACGAGGAAAACCCGAAGTTGCCACCACCCTGCTTAAGCCGGCTTCTTGGTTTTTCTTTTTGATTTGTTCATACAAAGCACCAGCAGTCGAAAACACTTTGAAGTCAAAATTACTGTTTGTCGGAAAGGGTTTTAAGGGCTTTTCGGCAGTTAAATCATCCATCCAGCGGACTTGGTCATCGCTAGCAACCATGCGGTACTGGAAATCCATATTAAACAGCTGATAAGGATGATCGCCAATCGTTTGCCTTAATAATTTTTTAGACCAATACATTTTTGACTGGAAGACTTGCGCAAAATCATAAACAACCACGACAATTTTGGCTAAATTCATCAAGTCTGTCAGCTGATTTTGGCCCCGATAATGCGCATAAGGTTCCGATTTGGAATAAAGCAAATGTGCCTCATCAACGAAAATAACATCATATTTCCAATGATTTTTTTCGGCATGATTAATCAGCGGCGTCGGGCGTAAAATATCTTTTTCAGCCATGCCAGGTATATCATCTGCTAAATCTTGATAAGCCTTGAAGAGTTCAGGATGATTAACTACCAAAGCCGTTTTATAACGTTTATCGGTCATATATTTTGTGACCAGGCGCATCAAAACCACTGACTTGCCAGTGCCGGCAGCCCCTTCGATAATGGCGACGGCATGCTGTTTGCCATTGAGATATTTGCCAATGAAAGTGTTCATGTCGGAGATAGTCTTGTTTTGGCTATCCGATAAATGGTCAATCATAAATTGGTCTTTTAGAATTTTATTCAATGCGATTTCGCTCCTTATAGTCGATTATTGCGCCATTAGCAAATCTTTTAGTTGATTTGAAACGCGAGTTAGTCTTTCTTTTCTTTGTTCGATTCTTTTGAGTTCTTGTTCAGCCCTTTTGATTTCCGTTTCGACTAAGGCTAAGTTTTGCTGCCATTGTTCGCTAGTTGAACAATTAATATCATGCTGCTGCTTGATTTTTTTAATTAATTCGATTGAAAATCCAAGCTGCTTTAGTTGAATGATTTCATTGTATGCTATGATCTCTTGCCTCGTAAAAACGTATTTACCAGCAGATTTACTTGGCGATAGCAGATCCTCTTCAATATAAAAACGAACCGTATCACGTGTTGCGTCCACGGCAGTCATGAATTCTCTTAATTGCATGATGATTCCCTCTTGCCAAGGGGTCAACCCCTTGTGTTTCAATTATTTTATCAAAAAAGGAGCATCACTCTTGGCAATTATAACTGAGGTTCTTATTTATTTGTACGCGGCACTTATGATAATCGCGACTTTCTCGGCTCGATCGAAAATGCCGATCTGGCTTTTTGGCGCAAATCTGATATCTGGGATTTTACTGGCCTGCTTTCAATTGAATCCTATTTTTCTGAGAATCGGACTGCTGGCACTCATTACTGTCGCAATATTAAACGGCTCGCTCATGAATAAAAAAATTCACCTCAGCCACTTGCTTTTGCGACTGCTGATATCTTTACTTTTATATTTACTTTTTACGACTTTTCATTAACGCTGTTCTATAACGCTATTATTTTGACAAACAACACTTCTTCCTACTAGAACAAGCCTCAGTATTTACTTTTAGTTAATTGTTTCGATCAAAGAAGGTGTTCAAATACGACTAGCAGAAATCATCGATCAGTTTCGATTTCTCAAAAACCGTTTTCCGGAATTTTCATCACTGCTCTTCTATTAGGAGCGGCCCTAAATCCAATCAACGATACACTAATTTCCACGGCGCTTGTGCCAATTGCTCATAGTTTCCATATTGCAGTTGCTCAAACGGTTTTACTTGTCTCCGCGCCCTACTTAGCTTGTGCTGTCGCCCAACCGACTGCCGGCAAACTGTCTGAACAGATTGGCCCGCGCAAAACATTTCTTTCAGGCGTGATCATGGTTCTCCTAGGCGGTATTTTAGGTGGACTCAGTCAAAATTTGATTTCTCTAATTGTTTCTCGAGTCATTATCGGGATTGGAACATCAGCCGGTTATCCGTCGGCCATGTTCATGGTACGAGCTCGCGCTAAAAAAGCCGGGATGATCAATGCGCCAGGTGGTGTACTAGCAGCCTTGGCTGTTGTGGGCCTGACCTTTATTGCAGTAGGCCCGCCAATTGGTGGTGTACTTGTAGCCAACCTGGGTTGGCGCATGATTTTCTTCATTAATGTACCCTTTGCCTTGCTGACGATTTTGTTCATCTTTATTGGCGTGGAGGCCGACGAACCTCTGGTGCATCAGAGCATTAAAAGTTTATTGATGCGTATCGATATTATCGGTATTTTGGGATTTGCTGTGATGATTTCAGCTTTGCTGCTGTTTTTAATCTCAATCCCTTCACCTGAATGGATAAGTTTCATCGTTTTCTTGATTGCGGGTTTTCTGTTCGTCATCTGGGAATTACGTATACAGACACCATTTTTCGACATCAAGGAACTGCTTTCCAATACACAATTAATGCTGACATATTTAAGAACCATGATCGCCATGCTCGGCGCCTATATTATTTTGTACAGCTTGCCTCAGTGGCTCGAAGATGCGCATGCTTATCCTGCCGATACGGCTGGCTTGATGATCGTGCCAATGGGAATTGTGTCAGCGATCGTTTCCACTTTGATTTCTAGAAAAGGCTTTGTTCTGGGGTCTTTTATTGCAACTGGTACATCTACTGTGGCTGGTGGTATTCTGCTGACTTTGTTAGGCGGAAACAATACACTTTACTTGTCTCTGATAGTGACTGCTGTGTTCGGAATTACTTTAGGAGCTGCTATGGGCGGCGGTCAGTTGGCATTGTTCAAACAAGCGAATCCACAACGAGTCGGCACTGCTTCAGGCTTATTAAGAACATTCACTTATTTAGGCTCAATCAGCGCTTCTTCGGTCACCGGGATTGCTTTTCATCAGTCAGTCAGTGATCCTGGACTCCATGCAATCGGCCTGGTTGTCGCGATTTTAGGCGTCGTCATTTTGTTGATTACTTTAGCGAATCATTTGAGCCATGAGAGAGTGAAATCTTAATTTGAAACAACGATCTTAAAAAATAAAGCAACCCAGTAGTTGCTTTATTTTTTATGCTTTTAAAGTTTCTCTAATGGCAGTTATTGTCCTCTTCCAAACGCTCGCATATGGATTGATGAGATCAAAATGGTTGGCATCCGGATCTAAAATGAGTTGGATATTGTCGTGAAGTTTTTCGGCTTTTTCAGCATATTGTATCGTCATACTGCTTGGTACGTAATCATCTTTTAGGCCCTGTACGAGAATTTGCGGAATCTGCATTGGTAGCAGATCAAAAGGAGAAGCCAATTGATAGTCAACTTTTTTATTGACTGGTGTTCCTGCCATCAGGTCTGTGACGGGACTATGTTTGCCTAAAATTGTATCGCGTTGCCAGGCATCCTCTAAATTAGAAACAGCGGCCAGGCTGACAACAAGTCTAGGCTTGACCGATAAACGATGAATATTATCAGATTGGTCTAGTGCT
The Oenococcus kitaharae DSM 17330 DNA segment above includes these coding regions:
- a CDS encoding YdcF family protein; amino-acid sequence: MHPIIPKSPEVPDLTEAEIDFLTNVVFGPKKEIKKCDALFVFSGTHPGHWEKALEAYKQTGVKKIIVTGGNSLTGVKHPEWQFGNKTEADVIIDYLLAHGVPSGQIFAEKLSTNSLENVKFALNVFDFSQINSLMFVCKSHAAGRQLRTLTKYLPSTIKYVPYTFDAEYSGQPVSREQWMASSVGRSRVWGEYLRILYYGQRGDISPLEIAP
- a CDS encoding alpha/beta hydrolase family protein; translation: MFTGKKIYYGKAPSQFGLLSLPEEKHDKYTIIVMIHGGFWQSFADLTQLQALANDLNQRGYAVWNIEYRRIGETGAGWPDTFNDVIDAIDFLTELAYSWPIDKHRVIILGHSAGGHLALWAGLQYRNQALDQSDNIHRLSVKPRLVVSLAAVSNLEDAWQRDTILGKHSPVTDLMAGTPVNKKVDYQLASPFDLLPMQIPQILVQGLKDDYVPSSMTIQYAEKAEKLHDNIQLILDPDANHFDLINPYASVWKRTITAIRETLKA
- a CDS encoding MerR family transcriptional regulator, encoding MQLREFMTAVDATRDTVRFYIEEDLLSPSKSAGKYVFTRQEIIAYNEIIQLKQLGFSIELIKKIKQQHDINCSTSEQWQQNLALVETEIKRAEQELKRIEQRKERLTRVSNQLKDLLMAQ
- a CDS encoding MFS transporter, encoding MTALLLGAALNPINDTLISTALVPIAHSFHIAVAQTVLLVSAPYLACAVAQPTAGKLSEQIGPRKTFLSGVIMVLLGGILGGLSQNLISLIVSRVIIGIGTSAGYPSAMFMVRARAKKAGMINAPGGVLAALAVVGLTFIAVGPPIGGVLVANLGWRMIFFINVPFALLTILFIFIGVEADEPLVHQSIKSLLMRIDIIGILGFAVMISALLLFLISIPSPEWISFIVFLIAGFLFVIWELRIQTPFFDIKELLSNTQLMLTYLRTMIAMLGAYIILYSLPQWLEDAHAYPADTAGLMIVPMGIVSAIVSTLISRKGFVLGSFIATGTSTVAGGILLTLLGGNNTLYLSLIVTAVFGITLGAAMGGGQLALFKQANPQRVGTASGLLRTFTYLGSISASSVTGIAFHQSVSDPGLHAIGLVVAILGVVILLITLANHLSHERVKS
- a CDS encoding DUF2075 domain-containing protein; translation: MNKILKDQFMIDHLSDSQNKTISDMNTFIGKYLNGKQHAVAIIEGAAGTGKSVVLMRLVTKYMTDKRYKTALVVNHPELFKAYQDLADDIPGMAEKDILRPTPLINHAEKNHWKYDVIFVDEAHLLYSKSEPYAHYRGQNQLTDLMNLAKIVVVVYDFAQVFQSKMYWSKKLLRQTIGDHPYQLFNMDFQYRMVASDDQVRWMDDLTAEKPLKPFPTNSNFDFKVFSTAGALYEQIKKKNQEAGLSRVVATSGFPRIDGRHNVEMDTFSLPWDEWDPQRTHWAKRTSSIAQVGTIYTLQGFDLNYVGMIIGPSFGYDEKTDSMTIIPEKYSHKEIFKKRQDIQFTREEYKDFIANVLNVLIKRGKYGLYLTAYDDALRKRLVDLYENKN